The nucleotide window TGCTCCAGTTCGTGGAGCAAGCGATTCACTTGGCCTGTTGAGCGACATCAGCTTTCAATGCGTTCCTTCACAATGGGGAACTTGTCATTGAGTTCCTGAAATATGTCTTCGTCCCCGATATATGGTTCTGATTTGTCAATGAAATACTCCACCTTTTTGATCTGGTTCTTTTCCAGTTCTTCCGAATCTCCTAAGCCGTAGTAATCACTGTTATCTAAAATATCCGCAGCTTTAACAGCTACCGCGTTTCTTCCCAGCCCAAAGCACCTTTTATAAATATCGTAGTGTCTTTCGAGATAGTCGTCGATATTCTCGTCGAAACTAGTGGCTTCCACGATATTTGCAACGTCTTTCCCGAACTTCGAATGAATCTCATCGGAAGTTACATCTGTATCTTCTAACAGATCGTGGAGAAGACCAGAGATGACGATGTGCTTTTCATAACCTCTGTCGTAAAGATTCATTCCCACTCTTATACTGTGGAGGATCACCGGTTTCGGGTTATCTCCTGAGGCTTCGAACGAATGCACCAGATATTGAATAGCTCGTTCAATCTCTTGATCTTCTTCTAGATCCCTCATCTCTATGACTAGCGAGCGGATGTGCTATTAAGTTCTTTTTGACACGAACTGCCTGAGATGCCTTTGCTGGCCGACCCGATGACCTTGGACTCACTCCTTGTCCTTGTGAGAGTCGCACACCTACCTAACGGCTATTTCAGCGGGAAAATATTGACCAAATAGGATTCCAACAGAGCCACTTGCGGACATTTGCGGCCGGCCGCTTCTTGGTCTACACTGGGGCGACGAGTCGGCTAACGGTGGTGTGAAAATACACAGCTATCTGGTGAACTCCACTGGACAGCTTAGTCGTCTAGTGGAAGGTGATACACCTCTTCTGGGCGCTCTTCTTCGGATTCCGTTTCCGGAACGTCCACAAGGAGTTCCTCCAACTCTTGTTCGTTTTCAGTGAACCGATACCCGTGATGGCACATAGCGACTCACCATGTTAGTGTATGCCATAATGGGGTAAAGGTCTTGAGTTTAATCGACGCTCGATACCCGCACACTGTCCGCCACGGCAGGTGCCGTGGCATCTACAGCGGTAGAAGTGAGTGTCTTGGGGTCACTGAAGAGGTCCTCTCCAAGGGGGCAAGAGACCAACGGTCTCTCCACGTACCACCGGGCAAGTTCACTCGCTATCTGCTTCTGGATGGTTCAACCGTCGGTACACTGCGACCATTCTCCACAACGACG belongs to Haloferax mediterranei ATCC 33500 and includes:
- a CDS encoding HD domain-containing protein — protein: MRDLEEDQEIERAIQYLVHSFEASGDNPKPVILHSIRVGMNLYDRGYEKHIVISGLLHDLLEDTDVTSDEIHSKFGKDVANIVEATSFDENIDDYLERHYDIYKRCFGLGRNAVAVKAADILDNSDYYGLGDSEELEKNQIKKVEYFIDKSEPYIGDEDIFQELNDKFPIVKERIES